The Cystobacter fuscus DSM 2262 genome includes a region encoding these proteins:
- a CDS encoding M20/M25/M40 family metallo-hydrolase yields the protein MRPLLLALALLFAPGRGLAASAPPPAKGEMRALLAELIAVDTSNPPGNEAAAAQVAARWLREAGISSELVEATPGRAHLLARLKGSGAARPLLVLAHLDTVPARREEWASDPWTLTERDGFLYGRGVQDNKGMAAASILALRRLAREGGKRSRDVVLVLSADEEVGSQAGIDWLLERRPELREAEFAINEGGLTELSEDRRQVRFVNLQAAERVSRHMVLRATGPGGHSSVPPVTPSPLVRLAAAVARVGAVTFPPRLTPVTRLNIEGRLKVTGGETGEALKRLAATPEAPPQDAVDTLARLEPALAAVLRTTCVPTVFTAGTRPNVIPATAEATLNCRLLPDDEPEQVRARLVAAIADPDIQVEWNARPLDSPASPVGDNAMFRAARAAAARVWPGAPVFPRMSTGTTESTALRRAGIHAYGIDPFALTPEDARTAHAPNERIPVASLQPGADFVHRLLSELVK from the coding sequence ATGCGCCCCCTCCTGTTGGCCCTCGCCCTCCTGTTCGCGCCCGGCCGCGGACTCGCCGCCAGCGCCCCGCCCCCGGCGAAGGGAGAGATGCGCGCATTGCTCGCCGAGCTCATCGCCGTGGACACCTCCAACCCTCCCGGCAACGAGGCCGCCGCCGCCCAGGTGGCCGCGCGATGGCTGCGCGAGGCCGGCATCTCCTCCGAGCTCGTCGAGGCCACTCCCGGACGTGCCCACCTCCTCGCCCGGCTGAAGGGCTCCGGCGCCGCGAGGCCCCTGCTCGTGCTCGCCCACCTCGACACCGTGCCCGCGCGGCGCGAGGAGTGGGCCTCCGATCCCTGGACGCTCACCGAGCGCGACGGCTTCCTGTATGGGCGCGGCGTCCAGGACAACAAGGGCATGGCCGCGGCCAGCATCCTCGCGCTGCGGCGGCTCGCGCGAGAGGGAGGGAAGCGCTCGCGCGACGTGGTGCTCGTGCTCAGCGCCGACGAGGAGGTGGGCTCCCAGGCTGGCATCGACTGGCTGCTGGAGCGCCGCCCCGAGCTGCGAGAGGCGGAGTTCGCCATCAATGAAGGCGGGCTCACGGAGCTGAGCGAGGACCGCCGCCAGGTGCGCTTCGTCAACCTCCAGGCCGCCGAGCGCGTCTCGCGCCACATGGTGCTCCGGGCCACCGGCCCCGGTGGTCATTCCTCGGTGCCGCCCGTCACGCCCTCGCCCCTGGTGCGGCTGGCGGCGGCGGTGGCCCGCGTCGGCGCGGTCACCTTCCCCCCCCGGCTCACTCCCGTGACCCGGCTGAACATCGAGGGCCGGCTCAAGGTCACGGGCGGCGAGACGGGCGAGGCCCTCAAGCGGCTCGCCGCCACTCCAGAGGCTCCGCCCCAGGACGCGGTGGACACGCTCGCGCGGCTCGAGCCCGCCCTGGCCGCCGTGCTGCGCACCACGTGCGTGCCCACCGTCTTCACCGCGGGCACCCGCCCCAACGTCATCCCCGCCACCGCCGAGGCCACCCTCAACTGCCGGCTGCTCCCGGACGACGAGCCCGAGCAGGTCCGCGCGCGGCTCGTCGCGGCGATCGCCGACCCGGACATCCAGGTGGAATGGAACGCGCGGCCCCTGGACTCTCCCGCCTCGCCCGTGGGCGACAACGCGATGTTCCGGGCCGCCCGCGCCGCCGCCGCCCGGGTCTGGCCCGGCGCGCCCGTCTTCCCCCGCATGTCCACCGGCACCACCGAGTCCACCGCCCTGCGCCGCGCGGGCATCCACGCCTACGGCATCGATCCCTTCGCCCTCACGCCGGAGGACGCTCGCACGGCCCACGCCCCCAACGAGCGCATCCCCGTGGCCTCGCTCCAGCCCGGCGCCGACTTCGTCCACCGGCTCCTGTCCGAGTTGGTGAAGTGA
- a CDS encoding peptidase C39 family protein, which yields MTTFPKAPVRASLVLLTAALTACSWQTRPSSPEETTPVARIWRKSAQARDFEHFTREGTRLTPEGQLELDPSSPAPADPFPGHTLPGTDSPLPEGGALVGRARSEVQAMPGGFDNVVPSFDVLTPPGTWVRLTLAARVEGEWTKDYDFGVWALEPGTVTRHSVERQEDARGKVLTDTLVLKQKADGLRMTVWLFSTQPGTSPRVRALAAAVTDTGRTAPEEPSDQRAWGTVLEVPGRSQMLYPPHGGAWCSPTSVSMLLAYWSHRLSQDALQVSVPVAAASVHDAVYGGTGNWPFNTAYASALAGGALHGLVARFDTFTQVERLIAQGIPVSISVAYERGELTGSPVPRSDGHLLVVKGFTPQGDVVCNDPAFPSDDTVSVTYRREELLRAWDHSRRSAYLLWPAGTQLPPGALTFVP from the coding sequence ATGACGACTTTCCCCAAGGCCCCTGTCCGCGCGTCCCTGGTCCTCCTGACGGCCGCGCTGACGGCGTGTAGCTGGCAGACCCGGCCCTCATCCCCCGAGGAGACAACACCCGTGGCGAGAATCTGGAGGAAGAGCGCCCAGGCGCGCGACTTCGAGCACTTCACCCGCGAGGGCACCCGGCTCACCCCGGAGGGCCAGCTCGAGCTGGATCCCTCCAGCCCCGCCCCCGCGGATCCCTTCCCGGGCCACACCCTCCCCGGCACGGACAGTCCCCTGCCCGAGGGGGGCGCGCTCGTGGGCCGGGCCCGCTCCGAGGTGCAAGCCATGCCGGGTGGCTTCGACAACGTGGTGCCCTCGTTCGACGTGCTCACCCCGCCGGGCACCTGGGTGCGGCTGACGCTCGCGGCGCGCGTGGAGGGCGAGTGGACGAAGGACTACGACTTCGGCGTCTGGGCGCTCGAACCGGGCACCGTGACGCGCCACAGCGTGGAGCGCCAGGAGGACGCGCGGGGCAAGGTGCTCACCGACACCCTCGTGCTCAAGCAGAAGGCGGACGGGCTGCGGATGACGGTGTGGCTCTTCTCCACCCAGCCCGGCACGAGCCCCCGCGTGCGCGCGCTCGCGGCGGCGGTGACCGACACGGGCCGCACCGCGCCCGAGGAGCCCTCGGACCAGCGCGCCTGGGGCACGGTGCTCGAGGTGCCCGGCCGCTCGCAGATGCTCTACCCGCCCCATGGCGGTGCCTGGTGCTCCCCCACCTCGGTCTCCATGCTGCTCGCGTACTGGAGCCACCGGCTCAGCCAGGACGCGCTCCAGGTGAGCGTGCCCGTGGCGGCCGCCTCCGTCCATGACGCGGTCTATGGGGGCACGGGCAACTGGCCCTTCAACACCGCCTATGCCTCGGCGCTGGCGGGCGGAGCGCTCCACGGGCTGGTGGCGCGCTTCGACACCTTCACCCAGGTGGAGCGGCTCATCGCCCAGGGCATCCCCGTGAGCATCAGCGTCGCCTACGAGCGCGGCGAGCTGACCGGCTCGCCCGTTCCCCGCTCGGATGGGCACCTGCTCGTGGTGAAGGGCTTCACTCCCCAGGGCGACGTCGTCTGCAACGACCCGGCCTTCCCCAGCGACGACACGGTGAGCGTGACGTACCGCCGCGAGGAGTTGCTGCGGGCGTGGGACCATTCGCGCCGCTCGGCCTACCTGCTGTGGCCCGCGGGAACGCAACTACCCCCGGGCGCGCTCACCTTCGTGCCCTGA
- the recA gene encoding recombinase RecA translates to MAVNPEKEKAIELAMSAVERQFGKGSIMRLGNEEPLVRDVQAISTGSVSLDIALGVGGVPKGRIVEIYGPESSGKTTLCLHIVAEAQKRGGVAGYIDAEHAMDIGYARKLGVRTDDLLLSQPDTGEQALEIAEMLVRSGAIDVLVVDSVAALVPKAELEGEMGDAHMGVQARLMSQALRKLTGTISKSQTCVIFINQIRMKIGVMFGNPETTTGGNALKFYASQRLDIRRVGAIKNGENVVGSRTRVKVVKNKVAPPFKEVEFDIMYGTGISREGDLIDLASTDNIIEKSGSWFSFKGERIGQGRENAKDYLRDHPEVMKEVERQVYEKYGIGKPAVAAVPPPTDGEPAAEGHTEKRQRVKAVK, encoded by the coding sequence ATGGCCGTGAATCCGGAGAAGGAGAAGGCGATCGAGTTGGCGATGTCCGCGGTGGAGCGCCAGTTCGGTAAGGGGTCCATCATGCGGCTCGGTAACGAGGAGCCGCTGGTGAGGGATGTTCAGGCCATTTCGACGGGAAGCGTCTCGCTCGACATCGCCTTGGGCGTCGGTGGCGTGCCCAAGGGCCGTATCGTGGAAATCTACGGGCCGGAATCCTCGGGTAAGACGACGTTGTGCCTCCACATCGTGGCCGAGGCGCAGAAGCGCGGCGGCGTGGCGGGCTACATCGACGCCGAGCACGCCATGGACATCGGCTACGCGCGCAAGCTGGGCGTGCGCACCGATGACCTGCTGTTGAGCCAGCCGGACACCGGCGAGCAGGCGCTGGAAATCGCCGAGATGCTGGTGCGCTCGGGAGCCATCGACGTGCTGGTGGTGGACTCGGTGGCCGCGCTCGTGCCGAAGGCGGAACTCGAGGGCGAGATGGGCGATGCGCACATGGGCGTGCAGGCGCGCCTCATGAGCCAGGCGCTGCGCAAGCTCACCGGTACCATCAGCAAGAGCCAGACGTGCGTCATCTTCATCAATCAGATCCGCATGAAGATCGGCGTGATGTTCGGCAACCCCGAGACGACGACGGGCGGCAACGCGCTGAAGTTCTACGCGTCGCAGCGCCTGGACATCCGCCGCGTGGGCGCCATCAAGAATGGCGAGAACGTGGTGGGCAGCCGCACCCGCGTGAAGGTGGTGAAGAACAAGGTGGCGCCTCCCTTCAAGGAGGTCGAGTTCGACATCATGTACGGCACGGGCATCTCGAGGGAGGGCGACCTCATCGACCTGGCGTCGACGGACAACATCATCGAGAAGAGCGGCAGCTGGTTCTCCTTCAAGGGAGAGCGCATCGGCCAGGGCCGCGAGAACGCCAAGGACTACCTGCGTGACCATCCCGAGGTCATGAAGGAAGTGGAGCGGCAGGTGTACGAGAAGTACGGCATCGGCAAGCCGGCCGTGGCGGCGGTGCCGCCTCCGACGGATGGCGAGCCCGCGGCCGAGGGCCACACCGAGAAGCGCCAGCGCGTGAAGGCCGTGAAGTAG
- a CDS encoding ribonucleoside-diphosphate reductase subunit alpha yields MLDTIPVSPPNSQPTATTMRVRKRNGTLEAADLNKIVRAISRCCDGLRQVDAIRVATKTIAGLYDGASTQELDQLSIQTAASLTLEEPEYARLAARLLATYIDKELSGQEVHSFSQSIAAAHRLGLVNERVAQLVAANARKLNDSIDPTRNRLFEYFGLRTVYDRYLLKHPTTRAVLETPQHFFMRIAVALGETVPEALELYRRFSLLEYVPSSPTLFNSGTRHEQLSSCFLLDSPEDELGSIYQRYTDVAMLSKFSGGIGLAYHRIRSRGSLITSTNGHSNGIVPWLKTLDASVAAVNQGGKRKGAACVYLETWHADLEEFLELRDNTGDEARRTHNLNLANWVPDLFMKRVEADGAWSLFDPKVVPHLTDLYGEDFERAYLEAEAKGLAAKSIKAREMYARMMRTLAQTGNGWMTFKDKSNRACNQTARPGRVVHLSNLCTEILEVTSKDETAVCNLGSINLARHTSTDAQGKVTFDWEKLAQTVRTAVRQLDRVIDLNYYPIATAESSNQRWRPVGLGIMGLQDVFFQMRLPFDAPEARTLSRKVSEEIYFHALSASVELAAEHGAHPAFPETRAAQGELQFEAWGVTPEDSARWEALRTRVKQTGLRNSLLIAIAPTATIASIAGCYECIEPQVSNLFKRETLSGDFLQVNRYLVEELKALGKWNEEMRTRIKLAEGSIQGISEIPAEVRAIYRTAWELPMRSLIDMAADRGAFIDQSQSLNLFMESPNIGQLSSMYMYAWKKGLKTTYYLRSRPATRIAKATVEAPREEKPTEAQAIACSLENPEACEACQ; encoded by the coding sequence ATGTTGGACACCATCCCCGTCTCGCCCCCCAACTCGCAACCGACCGCCACCACCATGCGGGTGCGCAAGCGCAATGGGACACTCGAGGCCGCGGATCTGAACAAAATCGTCCGCGCCATCAGCCGCTGCTGTGATGGCCTGCGTCAGGTGGACGCCATCCGCGTGGCCACCAAGACGATCGCCGGCCTCTATGACGGCGCCTCGACCCAGGAGCTGGATCAGCTCTCCATCCAGACGGCGGCCTCGCTCACGCTCGAGGAGCCCGAGTACGCCAGGCTCGCCGCGCGGCTGCTCGCGACCTACATCGACAAGGAGCTGTCGGGCCAGGAGGTCCACTCCTTCTCGCAGTCCATCGCCGCGGCCCACCGGCTGGGGCTCGTCAACGAGCGCGTCGCCCAGCTCGTCGCCGCCAACGCGCGCAAGCTCAACGACTCCATCGATCCCACGCGCAACCGCCTCTTCGAGTACTTCGGCCTGCGCACCGTCTACGACCGCTACCTGCTCAAGCACCCCACCACGCGCGCGGTGCTGGAGACGCCCCAGCACTTCTTCATGCGCATCGCGGTGGCGCTCGGCGAGACGGTGCCCGAGGCCCTGGAGCTCTACCGGCGCTTCTCGCTGCTGGAGTACGTGCCCAGCTCCCCCACCCTCTTCAACTCCGGCACCCGGCACGAGCAGCTCTCCTCGTGCTTCCTGCTCGACTCGCCCGAGGACGAGCTGGGCAGCATCTACCAGCGCTACACCGACGTGGCCATGCTCTCGAAGTTCTCGGGTGGCATCGGGCTCGCGTACCACCGCATCCGCTCGCGCGGCTCGCTCATCACCAGCACCAACGGACACAGCAACGGCATCGTCCCGTGGCTCAAGACGCTGGACGCGTCCGTGGCGGCGGTGAACCAGGGCGGCAAGCGCAAGGGCGCGGCGTGCGTGTACCTGGAGACGTGGCACGCGGACCTGGAGGAGTTCCTCGAGCTGCGCGACAACACGGGCGACGAGGCCCGGCGCACGCACAACCTGAACCTCGCCAACTGGGTGCCCGACCTGTTCATGAAGCGCGTCGAGGCGGATGGCGCCTGGTCGCTCTTCGACCCCAAGGTGGTGCCCCACCTCACCGACCTGTACGGCGAGGACTTCGAGCGCGCCTACCTCGAGGCGGAGGCCAAGGGGCTCGCCGCCAAGAGCATCAAGGCGCGCGAGATGTACGCGCGCATGATGCGCACGCTCGCCCAGACGGGTAACGGCTGGATGACGTTCAAGGACAAGAGCAACCGCGCGTGCAACCAGACGGCGCGCCCGGGCCGCGTCGTGCACCTGTCCAACCTGTGCACGGAAATCCTCGAGGTGACGAGCAAGGACGAGACGGCCGTCTGCAACCTCGGCTCCATCAACCTCGCGCGGCACACCTCCACGGACGCGCAGGGCAAGGTGACGTTCGACTGGGAGAAGCTCGCCCAGACGGTGCGCACGGCGGTGCGGCAGCTCGACCGGGTCATCGACCTGAACTACTACCCCATCGCCACCGCCGAGAGTTCCAACCAGCGCTGGCGCCCGGTGGGCCTGGGCATCATGGGCCTGCAGGACGTCTTCTTCCAGATGCGCCTGCCCTTCGACGCCCCCGAGGCGCGCACGCTCTCGCGCAAGGTGTCCGAGGAGATCTACTTCCATGCCCTCTCGGCGTCCGTGGAGCTGGCGGCCGAGCACGGCGCCCACCCCGCCTTCCCCGAGACGCGCGCCGCCCAGGGCGAGCTCCAGTTCGAGGCCTGGGGCGTGACGCCCGAGGACAGCGCGCGCTGGGAGGCCCTGCGCACGCGGGTGAAGCAGACGGGCCTGCGCAACTCGCTGCTCATCGCCATCGCGCCCACGGCGACCATCGCCTCCATCGCGGGCTGCTACGAGTGCATCGAGCCCCAGGTGTCCAACCTCTTCAAGCGCGAGACGCTCTCGGGGGACTTCCTCCAGGTCAACCGCTACCTCGTCGAGGAGCTCAAGGCCCTGGGCAAGTGGAACGAGGAGATGCGCACGCGCATCAAGCTCGCGGAGGGCTCCATCCAGGGGATTTCGGAGATTCCCGCCGAGGTGCGCGCCATCTACCGCACCGCGTGGGAGCTGCCCATGCGCTCGCTCATCGACATGGCGGCCGATCGCGGCGCATTCATCGACCAGAGCCAGTCGCTCAACCTGTTCATGGAGTCGCCCAACATCGGGCAGCTCAGCTCCATGTACATGTACGCCTGGAAGAAGGGGCTGAAGACGACGTACTACCTGCGCTCGCGCCCCGCCACGCGCATCGCCAAGGCCACCGTCGAGGCCCCCCGCGAGGAGAAGCCCACCGAGGCGCAGGCCATCGCCTGCTCCCTGGAAAACCCCGAAGCCTGCGAGGCCTGCCAGTGA
- a CDS encoding ribonucleotide-diphosphate reductase subunit beta: MPSNATPKTGGRLLDPGLNLTLRPMQYPAFFEMYRNAIKNTWTVEEVDFSTDVGDLRSKMSAADRHLIQRLVAFFATGDSIVSNNLVLNLYKHVNAPEARMYLSRQLYEEALHVQFYLTLLDTYVPDPAERAKAFAAIDNIPSIQEKAAFCFKWMDSVHQLDRLETREQRRAFLLNLICFAACIEGLFFFAAFAYVYFLRSRGLLHGLAGGTNWVFRDESAHMAFAFEVVKCVRREEPGLFDAQMERDVVTMMEEAVACELRFAEDLLGGGVAGLSVNEMRQYLEYVADQRLGMLELPKRYGAKNPFGFMDLQDVQELANFFERRVSAYQVGVVGEVTFDAAF; the protein is encoded by the coding sequence ATGCCCTCCAACGCGACTCCCAAGACGGGCGGGCGCCTGCTCGACCCGGGGCTCAACCTCACCCTGCGCCCCATGCAGTACCCGGCGTTCTTCGAGATGTACCGCAACGCCATCAAGAACACCTGGACGGTGGAGGAGGTGGACTTCTCCACGGACGTGGGTGATTTGCGCTCGAAGATGTCGGCCGCGGACCGCCACCTCATCCAGCGCCTCGTGGCCTTCTTCGCCACGGGCGACTCCATCGTGTCCAACAACCTCGTGCTCAACCTGTACAAGCACGTGAACGCGCCCGAGGCGCGCATGTACCTGTCCCGCCAGCTCTACGAGGAGGCACTGCACGTGCAGTTCTACCTCACGCTGCTCGACACGTACGTGCCGGACCCCGCCGAGCGCGCCAAGGCGTTCGCCGCCATCGACAACATCCCGAGCATCCAGGAGAAGGCCGCCTTCTGCTTCAAGTGGATGGACTCGGTGCACCAGTTGGACAGGCTGGAGACGCGCGAGCAGCGCCGCGCCTTCCTGCTCAACCTCATCTGCTTCGCCGCCTGCATCGAGGGGCTCTTCTTCTTCGCGGCCTTCGCCTACGTGTACTTCCTGCGCTCGCGCGGGCTCCTGCATGGCCTCGCGGGGGGCACCAACTGGGTGTTCCGCGACGAGAGCGCCCACATGGCGTTCGCCTTCGAGGTGGTCAAGTGCGTGCGCCGCGAGGAGCCCGGCCTCTTCGACGCGCAGATGGAGCGCGACGTGGTGACCATGATGGAGGAGGCGGTGGCGTGCGAGCTGCGCTTCGCCGAGGACCTCCTGGGCGGCGGCGTGGCGGGGCTGTCGGTGAACGAGATGCGCCAGTACCTCGAGTACGTGGCGGATCAGCGCCTGGGGATGCTGGAGCTGCCCAAGCGCTACGGGGCGAAGAACCCGTTCGGCTTCATGGACCTGCAGGACGTGCAGGAGCTGGCCAACTTCTTCGAGCGCCGCGTCTCCGCCTACCAGGTGGGCGTCGTCGGGGAAGTCACCTTCGACGCCGCGTTCTAG
- a CDS encoding DNA/RNA non-specific endonuclease, giving the protein MRTLNGLSVVAVLGLLLGGCGVTDLGGEGVASQLEQDFGGPSGLMDFFESHTEEEIRGVMALYGVGYVAHGNVTAALISDCPKFFPSGDRSIWHNFDGEYYFIDSAGRPNRAYKYLPPIVAAPRLDSCQTSVGQWGDAENPSNDYDGGHLIGSQLGGWGGRANIVPQDANFNRGNWVQLENKMAKCGSLPSGRLRYSIGANYPNSTTLIPNTMTMEITNQSTGSYVSMSFSNVDYGGSNGTNERTRGVNWLSSQGCN; this is encoded by the coding sequence ATGCGCACCCTGAACGGGCTTTCGGTCGTGGCGGTGTTGGGCCTGTTGCTCGGCGGTTGCGGAGTCACGGACCTGGGCGGCGAAGGCGTCGCCAGCCAGCTCGAGCAAGACTTCGGTGGCCCGAGCGGCCTCATGGACTTCTTCGAGAGCCACACGGAGGAGGAGATCCGGGGGGTGATGGCGCTCTACGGTGTCGGCTACGTTGCCCACGGCAACGTCACCGCGGCGCTGATCAGCGACTGCCCGAAGTTCTTCCCGTCGGGCGACCGGAGCATCTGGCACAACTTCGACGGCGAGTACTACTTCATCGACAGCGCGGGCCGGCCGAACCGGGCGTACAAGTACCTGCCGCCCATCGTCGCCGCGCCGCGCCTCGACTCCTGTCAGACGAGCGTGGGTCAGTGGGGCGACGCGGAAAACCCCAGCAACGACTACGACGGGGGACACCTCATCGGTTCACAGCTCGGGGGCTGGGGAGGTCGGGCGAACATCGTGCCCCAGGATGCCAACTTCAACCGGGGCAACTGGGTGCAGCTCGAGAACAAGATGGCCAAATGTGGGAGCCTGCCGAGCGGCCGGCTGCGCTACTCCATCGGGGCGAACTACCCGAACTCCACCACGCTCATCCCCAACACCATGACGATGGAGATCACCAACCAGTCCACGGGGAGCTACGTGTCCATGTCCTTCTCGAACGTGGACTACGGTGGCTCGAACGGCACGAACGAGCGGACCCGTGGCGTGAATTGGCTGTCGAGCCAGGGCTGCAACTGA
- the glmS gene encoding glutamine--fructose-6-phosphate transaminase (isomerizing), translated as MCGIVGYVGDKQSAPILVSGLKKLEYRGYDSAGVAVINRNVLNVVRATGKLKNLESRVQTDLPQGTVGIGHTRWATHGRPSDENAHPHTYGGVAVVHNGIIENHLALKEELRSKGHVFSSETDSEVFAHLISDELKSGLDLPAAVRAAITHVKGTYALAVVTESDPNRIVCTKESSPMVLGLGQGQNFVASDVPALLEHTRDFIYMEEGDLAILTAGGVEIFNRSNQKVNRVTRRIDWTPMMAEKGGHKHFMHKEIHEQPRAVADTLRGRMMLSEGDVHFEGWTMSPEKVKALTKITILACGTSWHSGIAGKAMIESLARIPVEVELASEFRYRDPIVESTHLAIAISQSGETADTLAAFKEAKARGASSLALCNVIGSAMTREAEVTVLTNAGPEIGVASTKAFTTQLVGLYLLAVKLGRMRGTLSVKAAQEHLTSLTEIPKMIEDVLKCEPAVKRVARDFMNAQDFLFLGRGPMHPVALEGALKLKEISYIHAEGYAGGEMKHGPIALIDEKMPVVVIAPKQPHVAYEKIIGNIEEVRARGGKVIAVIDEDDTHAATLADHVIRIPAATALLAPVVATIPLQLLAYHVAEMRGNDVDQPRNLAKSVTVE; from the coding sequence ATGTGCGGAATCGTCGGGTACGTTGGTGACAAGCAGTCGGCTCCCATCCTGGTCTCCGGGCTGAAGAAGCTCGAGTACCGCGGCTATGACTCGGCGGGCGTGGCGGTGATCAACCGCAACGTCCTCAACGTGGTGCGCGCCACGGGCAAGCTGAAGAACCTGGAGAGCCGTGTCCAGACGGACCTGCCGCAAGGCACGGTGGGCATCGGCCATACGCGCTGGGCCACGCACGGCCGGCCGTCGGACGAGAACGCGCACCCGCACACCTATGGCGGCGTGGCGGTGGTGCACAACGGCATCATCGAGAACCACCTGGCGCTCAAGGAGGAGCTGCGCTCCAAGGGCCACGTGTTCTCCTCGGAGACGGATTCCGAGGTGTTCGCCCACCTCATCTCCGACGAGCTCAAGAGCGGGCTGGACTTGCCCGCGGCGGTGCGCGCGGCCATCACCCACGTGAAGGGCACCTACGCCCTGGCGGTGGTGACGGAGAGCGACCCCAACCGCATCGTGTGCACCAAGGAGTCCTCGCCCATGGTGCTGGGCCTGGGCCAGGGTCAGAACTTCGTGGCGAGCGACGTGCCCGCGCTGCTCGAGCACACGCGTGACTTCATCTACATGGAGGAGGGCGACCTGGCCATCCTCACCGCCGGCGGCGTGGAGATCTTCAACCGCTCCAACCAGAAGGTGAACCGCGTCACGCGGCGCATCGACTGGACGCCGATGATGGCGGAGAAGGGCGGCCACAAGCACTTCATGCACAAGGAGATCCACGAGCAGCCTCGCGCCGTGGCGGACACCTTGCGCGGCCGCATGATGCTGTCCGAGGGCGACGTGCACTTCGAGGGCTGGACGATGAGCCCGGAGAAGGTGAAGGCGCTCACGAAGATCACCATCCTCGCGTGCGGCACCTCGTGGCACTCGGGCATCGCGGGCAAGGCGATGATCGAGTCGCTGGCGCGCATCCCGGTGGAGGTGGAGCTGGCGAGCGAGTTCCGCTACCGCGACCCCATCGTCGAGTCCACGCACCTGGCGATCGCCATCAGCCAGTCGGGTGAGACGGCGGACACGCTGGCGGCCTTCAAGGAGGCCAAGGCGCGTGGCGCTTCCTCGCTCGCGCTGTGCAACGTCATCGGCAGCGCCATGACTCGCGAGGCCGAGGTCACCGTGCTCACCAACGCGGGCCCGGAGATCGGCGTGGCCTCCACCAAGGCCTTCACCACGCAGCTCGTGGGCCTGTACCTGCTGGCGGTGAAGCTCGGCCGCATGCGCGGCACGCTCTCCGTCAAGGCCGCCCAGGAGCACCTCACCTCGCTCACCGAGATTCCGAAGATGATCGAGGACGTGCTCAAGTGCGAGCCCGCCGTGAAGCGCGTGGCGCGTGACTTCATGAACGCCCAGGACTTCCTCTTCCTCGGCCGCGGCCCCATGCACCCGGTGGCGCTCGAGGGCGCGCTCAAGCTCAAGGAGATCTCCTACATCCACGCCGAGGGCTACGCTGGCGGCGAGATGAAGCACGGCCCCATCGCCCTCATCGACGAGAAGATGCCCGTGGTGGTGATCGCCCCCAAGCAGCCGCACGTCGCCTACGAGAAGATCATCGGCAACATCGAGGAGGTGCGCGCGCGCGGCGGCAAGGTCATCGCCGTCATCGACGAGGACGACACGCACGCGGCCACGCTCGCCGACCACGTCATCCGCATCCCCGCCGCCACCGCGCTGCTCGCGCCCGTGGTGGCCACCATTCCCCTGCAGCTGCTCGCCTACCACGTGGCGGAGATGCGCGGGAACGACGTGGACCAGCCGCGCAACCTCGCCAAGAGCGTGACGGTGGAGTAG